One part of the Candidatus Margulisiibacteriota bacterium genome encodes these proteins:
- a CDS encoding ABC transporter permease, whose translation MSARNSGKYDGFIVPAVLALVWELITRLGWVPVSLLAPPSQLLALLWELLLSGELLLNIRVSLVRVAVGFSLGSLLGLLTGLAMGLSARAKRIIMPTFNAFRQISLFAWVPLLMLWFGIGEGMKYVFIALGAFPSMALNTMSGIAAVPGAFLELARVYGYSRLDTIRRVIIPAAFPAIFTGLRLSLGIAWMMVVGAELLASDVGVGFMMTWGRQLFQMDVVMIGVIVIGVIGVLLNAGVSSLEKRLLRYKKV comes from the coding sequence GTGAGCGCCAGGAACAGCGGCAAATATGACGGATTTATCGTGCCGGCCGTGCTGGCGCTTGTCTGGGAGCTGATTACCCGTCTGGGCTGGGTGCCAGTGTCGCTTTTGGCGCCGCCCAGCCAATTGCTGGCGCTGCTCTGGGAATTATTGCTTTCCGGCGAATTGCTTTTGAATATTCGGGTCAGTCTGGTGCGCGTGGCGGTCGGTTTTTCGCTGGGTTCTCTGCTGGGGCTGTTGACAGGGCTGGCGATGGGGCTTTCCGCCCGGGCCAAACGCATCATCATGCCGACATTCAATGCTTTTCGCCAAATATCTTTGTTTGCCTGGGTGCCTTTGCTTATGCTCTGGTTTGGTATTGGCGAAGGCATGAAATATGTTTTTATCGCTTTGGGCGCGTTCCCCTCGATGGCGCTGAACACCATGAGCGGCATTGCCGCCGTGCCCGGCGCTTTTCTGGAGTTGGCCAGAGTGTACGGATATTCGCGTTTGGACACGATACGCCGCGTGATTATTCCGGCGGCTTTTCCGGCGATATTTACCGGACTGCGTTTGAGTTTGGGTATTGCCTGGATGATGGTCGTCGGCGCGGAACTGCTGGCGTCGGATGTCGGTGTGGGTTTTATGATGACCTGGGGGCGGCAGTTGTTCCAGATGGATGTGGTGATGATCGGCGTTATTGTGATCGGTGTGATCGGCGTCCTGCTGAATGCGGGCGTGTCCAGTTTGGAGAAACGCTTGCTGCGTTATAAAAAAGTATGA
- a CDS encoding ABC transporter ATP-binding protein produces MADQLEISGLNKQFIIEEKVLPVLENIDLSVKSGEFVSIIGSSGCGKTTLLRIILGLDTDYSGRCCLNGEPIRGPGPERGVVFQEHRLLPWLSVEDNVAFGLHKLAPAQRAPLIRQHLALVGLTGFEKAFPYQLSGGMAQRVAIARALVNRPELLLLDEPLGALDALTRIYMQEELEKIWRKEKISMLMITHDVEEAVYLGDRVVIMSSRPGIIKKIIPVELPRPRDRGSAEFARLKEALLEEFQLGAQRPAVEYTI; encoded by the coding sequence ATGGCTGACCAATTAGAGATCAGCGGGCTGAATAAACAATTTATTATCGAAGAAAAAGTTCTGCCGGTTTTGGAGAACATCGATCTCTCCGTCAAATCTGGTGAATTCGTTTCGATCATCGGTTCCAGCGGCTGCGGCAAGACTACGCTTTTGAGAATAATTCTGGGGCTGGACACGGACTATAGCGGACGGTGCTGTTTGAACGGCGAGCCGATACGCGGCCCCGGGCCGGAGCGCGGCGTGGTTTTTCAAGAGCACCGCCTATTGCCCTGGCTGAGCGTAGAGGACAATGTGGCTTTTGGCCTGCACAAGCTGGCTCCGGCGCAACGCGCGCCGCTGATCCGGCAGCATTTGGCGCTGGTCGGCCTGACCGGTTTTGAAAAGGCTTTTCCCTATCAGCTGTCTGGCGGCATGGCGCAGCGGGTGGCCATAGCGCGCGCCCTGGTCAACCGTCCCGAGCTGCTTTTGCTGGATGAGCCGCTGGGCGCGCTGGACGCGCTGACCCGCATTTACATGCAGGAAGAACTGGAAAAAATCTGGCGCAAAGAAAAAATCTCGATGCTCATGATCACGCACGATGTGGAAGAAGCGGTATATCTGGGCGACCGTGTGGTGATCATGTCCTCGCGGCCGGGGATTATCAAAAAAATTATTCCCGTGGAACTGCCGCGTCCGCGGGACAGAGGCAGCGCGGAGTTTGCGCGGCTCAAAGAAGCTCTGCTGGAAGAATTCCAACTGGGCGCGCAGCGTCCGGCGGTGGAGTATACGATTTGA
- a CDS encoding ABC transporter permease, translated as MSAGLKQTKSFWRDPHSYLLPGGILLLWLSVTEFKLVEPRLVPSIGSVLEALWELFRTGSRVDFSTNLGLAMALSVARVFRGFALGNILGFLFGLALGLSPKAERLFLPLFHALRQVPFVGWIPLIIIWCGTGEAGRITFITLGAFTPMALNTYAGIAGVPKQYLELGQVYRLGLWQSCCKIILPAALPSILTGVVLSFNMSWILLVAAEIMISTPVGLGALISDAREIFYMDVVFAGVFLIVVVTLSLNYLIELLQQKLLRRFKKEGTRGGC; from the coding sequence ATGAGCGCGGGTTTGAAACAAACTAAAAGTTTCTGGCGGGATCCGCACAGCTATCTTTTGCCGGGCGGTATTTTGCTGCTCTGGCTGAGCGTTACGGAATTTAAACTGGTCGAACCGCGTCTGGTGCCGTCTATCGGCAGCGTGCTAGAAGCTTTGTGGGAATTATTCCGCACTGGCAGCAGAGTTGATTTTTCGACAAATTTAGGTCTGGCTATGGCCCTTAGCGTGGCCCGGGTTTTTCGCGGTTTTGCGCTGGGCAATATTTTGGGCTTTCTTTTCGGTCTGGCGCTGGGGCTGTCGCCCAAAGCGGAGCGTTTATTTTTACCTTTGTTTCACGCCTTGCGGCAAGTGCCGTTCGTCGGCTGGATACCGTTGATCATTATCTGGTGCGGCACCGGCGAGGCTGGACGCATTACCTTTATCACGCTGGGCGCTTTTACACCTATGGCGCTGAATACCTACGCTGGAATTGCCGGCGTGCCCAAACAGTATTTGGAATTGGGACAGGTTTATCGGCTCGGACTCTGGCAGTCCTGCTGCAAAATTATTTTACCGGCCGCGCTGCCGTCCATTTTGACCGGCGTGGTTTTGAGTTTCAATATGTCCTGGATACTGCTGGTGGCTGCCGAGATCATGATCAGCACGCCGGTGGGCTTGGGCGCGCTGATCTCCGACGCGCGGGAAATTTTTTATATGGATGTGGTTTTTGCTGGAGTGTTTTTGATCGTGGTCGTTACTTTGAGTTTGAATTATTTAATTGAACTCTTGCAGCAAAAATTATTGCGGCGTTTTAAAAAAGAAGGAACGAGAGGCGGGTGCTAA
- a CDS encoding 2-hydroxyacyl-CoA dehydratase family protein gives MAVKEKVFQYPETIKADFIQTGGLRFSDGSEVSAEEIWQFLTVEAPRRFPHAFDASANSIGRLSDDVHFFAGLKRAYLTLTMKDRLFKAHDNGVPIVMIQGGQTLDPYYAAGGIPLRPGYVMQWARDVQEGLNLRQLDAAGLEILEKGRRKISIEACNQVAAHAAVANNIVPVDLIAPYLCLRCSDMSFLVETHRYKEDQRPKYLVDFPINQTGKHYTSDYVAEQLRGLVKEIAKLSKKEVTDETLRREIQRQNKARRLAQEIIELWWSAEQPPLNSTDFFSIPFLANDFVGDPEATIQVLTETKKEVAYRVEHGIKGTGVADKAKRVFVCGSCVGPNATSVERAGAVLVGRDDNFSCNSVLVKEDGDPYRNLAEAILSFPYELPTEQRADWTAEMVKKSRADGVLFMYNWGCNYQTSVGRMISDIVKEKTGKPSTFVEVGELGRTEATEQSENRVEAFIEMI, from the coding sequence ATGGCAGTTAAAGAAAAAGTTTTTCAGTATCCCGAAACGATCAAAGCCGATTTTATACAAACCGGCGGCTTGAGATTCAGCGACGGCTCGGAAGTTTCCGCGGAGGAGATCTGGCAATTCTTGACCGTAGAAGCGCCGCGGCGTTTTCCCCATGCTTTTGACGCCAGCGCCAACAGTATCGGCCGATTGTCCGACGATGTGCATTTTTTTGCCGGCCTTAAGCGTGCCTATCTGACGCTGACGATGAAAGACCGGCTGTTCAAGGCGCATGACAATGGCGTGCCGATCGTGATGATCCAGGGCGGCCAGACGCTTGATCCGTATTACGCGGCCGGCGGCATACCGCTGCGCCCGGGTTATGTGATGCAGTGGGCGCGCGATGTTCAAGAGGGTTTAAATCTGCGCCAGCTGGACGCGGCCGGTTTAGAGATCCTGGAAAAAGGGCGGCGCAAAATCAGCATCGAGGCCTGCAATCAAGTGGCGGCGCACGCGGCGGTCGCCAATAATATTGTGCCGGTGGATTTGATCGCGCCGTATTTGTGCCTGCGCTGTTCGGATATGTCTTTTCTGGTGGAGACGCACCGTTACAAAGAAGACCAGCGGCCAAAATATTTGGTGGATTTTCCGATCAATCAAACCGGCAAACATTACACCAGCGATTATGTGGCGGAGCAGCTGCGCGGGCTGGTCAAGGAGATCGCTAAGCTCTCCAAAAAAGAAGTGACGGACGAGACGCTGCGACGGGAGATCCAGCGCCAGAACAAAGCGCGGCGGCTAGCGCAGGAGATCATCGAGCTGTGGTGGTCAGCCGAACAGCCGCCGCTCAACAGCACGGACTTTTTCAGCATTCCGTTTTTGGCCAATGATTTTGTCGGCGATCCGGAAGCGACTATTCAAGTGCTGACCGAAACCAAAAAAGAAGTGGCTTACCGTGTTGAGCACGGGATCAAAGGCACGGGCGTGGCGGACAAGGCCAAGCGTGTCTTTGTCTGCGGCTCCTGCGTCGGGCCCAATGCCACCAGTGTGGAGCGCGCCGGAGCGGTGCTGGTGGGACGCGATGATAATTTTAGCTGCAACAGCGTACTGGTCAAAGAAGACGGCGATCCTTACCGCAATCTGGCGGAAGCGATCCTGTCTTTTCCTTACGAGTTGCCAACGGAACAGCGCGCGGACTGGACTGCGGAAATGGTCAAAAAATCCCGCGCGGACGGCGTGCTTTTCATGTACAACTGGGGCTGCAATTATCAGACTTCGGTCGGCCGCATGATCTCGGACATTGTTAAAGAAAAGACCGGTAAGCCGTCCACTTTTGTGGAAGTCGGCGAGCTGGGGCGCACCGAGGCGACCGAGCAGTCGGAAAACCGTGTAGAAGCATTTATTGAAATGATTTAG